In the genome of Nitrosopumilus sp., one region contains:
- a CDS encoding serine hydroxymethyltransferase: MAKSQNRQSYDKIFSKLKEHHKWFENSIPLIASENIPSPAVREAIISDFGNRYAEGWPGERVYAGCVYIDDVEFECMKLAKKLYKAKFADVRPISGVVANLAVYSGYTNPGDVMLAPSIPAGGHISHGKKEHSGTAGLVHGLEIEFYPFDAEEMTIDVDKTKQKVKDLKKTNRLPKMAMFGGSLFLFPHPVKELSDFLKSYDMHINYDAAHVAGLIAGGKFQDPLREGADTMTMSTHKTLFGPQGGLVLGSKEHEEVIKKATFPGLTSSHHIHHMAGKAVAFAEALEFGKDYAVEVIKNAKIFAEALNDAGFKVLGESRGFTKSHQIAVNVLDYSDGGKVEADLEKANIIVNRQLIPGDIKAGRNYFHPGGIRLGVSEITRLGMKKNEMQEIASFIKQVVIDKKDPKKLLSKVKSFRKDYQKVKFCFDNKLGAYEYVKLR; the protein is encoded by the coding sequence ATGGCCAAATCACAAAATAGGCAATCTTATGATAAAATTTTTTCAAAGTTAAAGGAACACCATAAATGGTTTGAGAATTCAATTCCTCTGATTGCAAGTGAAAATATTCCTAGTCCTGCAGTTAGAGAAGCAATAATTTCTGATTTTGGGAATAGGTATGCTGAAGGTTGGCCTGGTGAAAGGGTTTACGCTGGATGTGTCTACATTGATGATGTTGAGTTTGAATGTATGAAGTTAGCTAAAAAATTATACAAAGCAAAATTTGCAGATGTACGACCAATTTCAGGTGTTGTTGCAAATTTAGCAGTCTATTCAGGATATACCAATCCTGGAGATGTAATGTTAGCACCTTCAATCCCTGCAGGTGGACATATTTCACATGGTAAAAAAGAACATTCTGGAACTGCTGGTTTAGTACATGGTTTAGAGATAGAATTCTATCCATTTGATGCTGAAGAAATGACAATAGATGTAGATAAAACAAAACAAAAAGTTAAAGATCTTAAAAAAACAAATCGTCTTCCTAAAATGGCAATGTTTGGGGGTTCATTATTCTTGTTTCCTCATCCTGTCAAAGAATTATCAGATTTTCTTAAGAGTTATGATATGCATATCAATTATGATGCAGCTCATGTTGCAGGATTAATTGCAGGAGGAAAATTCCAGGATCCATTACGTGAGGGAGCTGATACAATGACTATGAGTACTCATAAGACTTTGTTTGGACCGCAAGGAGGACTTGTTTTAGGTTCGAAAGAACATGAAGAAGTTATCAAGAAAGCAACTTTTCCTGGTCTAACTAGTAGTCATCATATTCATCATATGGCTGGGAAAGCAGTAGCTTTTGCTGAAGCCTTAGAATTTGGAAAAGATTATGCTGTCGAAGTAATTAAAAATGCCAAAATATTTGCCGAAGCTTTGAATGATGCAGGATTCAAAGTATTAGGTGAAAGTAGAGGATTTACAAAATCACATCAAATTGCTGTTAATGTTTTAGATTATTCAGATGGAGGAAAGGTAGAAGCTGATTTAGAAAAAGCAAACATCATAGTAAACAGACAACTTATTCCAGGAGATATCAAAGCTGGAAGAAATTATTTCCATCCAGGTGGAATTAGATTAGGAGTTTCTGAAATTACAAGATTAGGAATGAAGAAAAATGAGATGCAAGAGATTGCATCTTTCATAAAACAAGTTGTAATTGATAAAAAAGATCCAAAGAAATTACTTTCAAAAGTAAAATCATTTAGAAAAGATTATCAAAAAGTAAAATTCTGTTTTGATAATAAATTAGGTGCTTACGAGTACGTCAAACTAAGATAG
- the thsB gene encoding thermosome subunit beta, whose protein sequence is MGMQATSKGNMPVVLLKEGGSETKGKEAQKNNIAAAKIIAEIVHTSLGPRGMDKMLVDSLGDVTITNDGATILKEIDVQHPAAKMLVEISKTTDNEVGDGTTSAVVLAGALLSQAESLIDQEVHPTIIVDGYRKAARKAKEYLEEIADSINANDKNILNKIAKTSMQTKLVRKDSDLLADIIVKSVLAVSEKTGETYDVDIDDIKVEKKAGGSIKDSMIIQGIVLDKEIVHGGMPRKITDAKIALINTALEISKTETDSKINISNPQQLKSFLDEENRMLKTMVDKVIGSGANVVLCQKGLDDMAQHYLAKAGIIAVRRIKESDLTKLAKATGARIVTNLDDLFEKDLGTAEVVEERKIEEDKWVFVEGCKHPKSVTLLLRAGSQRVVDEVERSVHDALMVVKDVIQKPQIVAGGGAPETFAATKLRGWSKSLEGREQLAAEKFADALEELPMALADNAGMDPIDTLTLLRSKQQKGEKWTGIDVMKAKIGNMKSSDIIEPLAVKLQIVSAAAEAACMILRIDDVIATQKSAGGPPGGEGGMPPGMGGMPPGMGGMPPGMGGMPDMGGMM, encoded by the coding sequence ATGGGAATGCAAGCAACTTCCAAGGGAAATATGCCTGTTGTTTTACTAAAAGAGGGTGGCTCTGAAACTAAAGGTAAAGAGGCCCAAAAGAACAACATTGCAGCAGCAAAAATTATCGCTGAAATTGTTCATACTAGTCTAGGTCCACGAGGAATGGATAAAATGCTAGTTGATTCCTTAGGTGATGTCACAATCACAAATGATGGTGCTACTATTCTAAAAGAGATTGATGTTCAACATCCAGCTGCAAAAATGCTAGTTGAAATCTCAAAAACAACAGATAATGAAGTAGGAGACGGTACAACTTCCGCTGTTGTATTGGCAGGTGCTTTACTTTCACAAGCTGAATCATTAATTGATCAAGAAGTACATCCAACAATTATTGTAGATGGATATAGAAAAGCTGCAAGAAAAGCTAAAGAATACTTGGAAGAAATTGCAGATTCAATCAATGCAAACGATAAAAATATTCTAAATAAAATTGCAAAAACTTCAATGCAAACTAAACTTGTTAGAAAGGATTCTGATTTACTTGCGGATATTATTGTAAAATCAGTACTTGCTGTCTCAGAAAAAACTGGTGAAACATATGATGTAGATATTGATGATATTAAAGTAGAAAAGAAAGCTGGAGGCTCAATTAAAGATTCTATGATTATTCAGGGTATTGTTCTTGATAAAGAAATTGTTCATGGTGGCATGCCTAGAAAAATAACTGATGCAAAAATTGCACTTATCAACACTGCTTTAGAAATTAGTAAAACTGAAACTGATTCAAAAATTAACATTTCAAATCCACAACAATTGAAATCATTTCTAGATGAAGAAAATAGAATGTTAAAGACAATGGTTGACAAAGTTATTGGTTCTGGCGCAAATGTTGTTTTATGTCAAAAAGGATTAGATGATATGGCTCAACATTATCTAGCAAAAGCAGGAATCATAGCAGTTAGAAGAATTAAAGAAAGTGATCTTACAAAATTAGCAAAAGCAACTGGTGCTAGAATAGTTACAAACCTTGATGATTTATTTGAAAAAGATCTTGGAACTGCAGAAGTTGTTGAAGAAAGAAAAATCGAAGAAGACAAGTGGGTATTTGTAGAAGGATGCAAACATCCAAAATCCGTTACTTTACTTCTTCGCGCAGGCTCACAAAGAGTTGTAGATGAAGTAGAACGTTCAGTACATGATGCTTTAATGGTTGTAAAAGATGTAATTCAAAAACCACAAATTGTTGCAGGTGGAGGTGCTCCTGAAACATTTGCGGCAACAAAACTTCGAGGTTGGTCAAAATCTTTAGAAGGACGAGAACAACTTGCAGCAGAAAAATTTGCTGATGCTTTAGAAGAACTCCCAATGGCTCTTGCAGACAATGCTGGAATGGATCCAATTGATACACTTACACTTCTTCGTTCTAAACAACAAAAAGGAGAAAAATGGACTGGAATAGATGTTATGAAAGCAAAAATTGGAAATATGAAATCTAGTGATATAATTGAACCACTTGCAGTTAAACTTCAAATTGTTTCAGCAGCAGCAGAAGCTGCTTGCATGATTCTTAGAATTGATGATGTTATTGCCACGCAAAAATCTGCCGGTGGTCCACCTGGTGGAGAAGGTGGAATGCCACCTGGAATGGGTGGAATGCCACCTGGAATGGGTGGAATGCCACCTGGAATGGGTGGAATGCCTGATATGGGCGGAATGATGTAA